A window of the Agrococcus jejuensis genome harbors these coding sequences:
- a CDS encoding AAA family ATPase — MSEPIVPQTRIRAEIRPDGSGVLDVNGTHRHIEPGPFPQTRTAIVSHAAEFAAALRRPIGVTIAGADGHWDIVVHPDGSVTDVRQLEAPAPEVIPSTPPLAGPPAPQQPAAPAAPAPAPAPVIASAPAAPSAPAPVVASAPAASDAPAFGQTGTVPPLEDATLASRDELPEVEPVASAPVASAPVASAPAPTAHGAQELPATHETPAPAPAAPSPALPSFEPPAIDDTVAAQPAPAPTGHPIQSVPGYDPLLDETVTRPPTAHPIASVPTTPGTAPAPLGYQPGQLAAAPQQAPGFPPASAQAPMQQMPMQQMPQAPAQPGYAPGELSGPMTADGRHSFLEAAQRAHPAQQGLRGAMTRMGLKMAPSQEELSERADERAVSQHWSGPRTIAVVNGKGGAGKTPTTVLLSAIFAQLGGGGVLAWDNNQTRGTLGWRTERGPHEATLLELLPQADRLLSSGAQAGDLAAFVHHQSQDKYDVLRSKPMRLAHENRIEPGDVDAIHAVASRYYRLIVIDSGNDESDPMWLRMIDHADQIVVATTTRADHAEAGALLLEALAQRDERSAILAKRSVVVVSQADPKASRQDVDGVIGGYGPLSREVVRIPFDQAIVDGHLRLSSLRPETRRAWLGAAAAVARGL; from the coding sequence GTGAGCGAGCCGATCGTGCCGCAGACGCGCATCCGCGCCGAGATCCGCCCCGACGGGTCCGGCGTGCTCGACGTCAACGGCACGCACCGCCACATCGAGCCCGGACCCTTCCCGCAGACGCGCACGGCGATCGTGTCGCACGCCGCCGAGTTCGCCGCAGCGCTGCGCCGCCCCATCGGCGTGACGATCGCGGGCGCCGACGGCCACTGGGACATCGTCGTGCACCCCGACGGCTCCGTCACCGACGTGCGCCAGCTCGAGGCGCCCGCGCCCGAGGTCATCCCGTCGACGCCGCCGCTCGCCGGACCGCCGGCGCCGCAGCAGCCCGCTGCTCCCGCCGCGCCCGCTCCTGCGCCCGCGCCGGTCATCGCATCCGCACCCGCGGCGCCCTCCGCGCCCGCACCGGTCGTCGCGTCGGCGCCCGCCGCATCCGACGCGCCCGCCTTCGGCCAGACCGGCACCGTGCCGCCGCTCGAAGATGCGACGCTCGCGTCGCGCGACGAGCTGCCCGAGGTCGAGCCGGTCGCCTCCGCGCCCGTGGCGTCGGCACCCGTGGCATCCGCTCCCGCGCCCACCGCCCACGGGGCGCAGGAGCTGCCCGCGACCCACGAGACCCCCGCGCCCGCACCGGCCGCGCCGTCGCCGGCGCTGCCGTCGTTCGAGCCGCCCGCGATCGACGACACCGTCGCCGCGCAGCCCGCACCGGCGCCCACGGGCCACCCCATCCAGTCGGTGCCCGGCTACGACCCGCTGCTCGACGAGACCGTCACGCGGCCGCCGACCGCGCACCCCATCGCCTCCGTGCCCACGACGCCCGGCACCGCGCCCGCACCGCTCGGGTACCAGCCCGGCCAGCTCGCGGCCGCGCCGCAGCAGGCGCCCGGCTTCCCGCCCGCATCCGCGCAGGCGCCGATGCAGCAGATGCCCATGCAGCAGATGCCGCAGGCGCCCGCGCAGCCCGGCTACGCGCCCGGCGAGCTCTCGGGCCCCATGACGGCCGACGGCCGCCACTCCTTCCTCGAGGCCGCGCAGCGCGCGCACCCGGCGCAGCAGGGCCTGCGCGGCGCCATGACCCGCATGGGCCTCAAGATGGCGCCGAGCCAGGAGGAGCTGTCGGAGCGCGCCGACGAGCGCGCCGTGAGCCAGCACTGGTCGGGCCCCCGCACGATCGCGGTCGTGAACGGCAAGGGCGGCGCGGGCAAGACGCCCACGACCGTGCTGCTGTCGGCGATCTTCGCCCAGCTCGGCGGCGGCGGCGTGCTCGCGTGGGACAACAACCAGACCCGCGGCACCCTCGGCTGGCGCACCGAGCGCGGCCCGCACGAGGCGACGCTGCTCGAGCTGCTGCCGCAGGCCGACCGCCTGCTCTCGTCGGGCGCGCAGGCCGGCGATCTCGCCGCGTTCGTGCACCACCAGTCGCAGGACAAGTACGACGTGCTGCGCTCGAAGCCCATGCGCCTCGCGCACGAGAACCGCATCGAGCCCGGCGACGTCGACGCCATCCACGCCGTCGCCTCGCGCTACTACCGCCTCATCGTCATCGACTCGGGCAACGACGAGTCCGACCCCATGTGGCTGCGGATGATCGACCACGCCGACCAGATCGTGGTCGCCACCACGACGAGGGCCGACCACGCCGAGGCCGGCGCCCTGCTGCTCGAGGCGCTCGCGCAGCGCGACGAGCGCTCGGCGATCCTCGCGAAGCGCTCGGTCGTCGTCGTGAGCCAGGCCGACCCGAAGGCGTCGCGGCAGGACGTCGACGGCGTGATCGGCGGCTACGGCCCGCTGTCGCGCGAGGTCGTGCGCATCCCCTTCGACCAGGCGATCGTCGACGGCCACCTGCGTCTCTCGTCGCTGCGCCCCGAGACGCGTCGCGCGTGGCTCGGAGCCGCCGCGGCGGTCGCGCGCGGGCTCTGA
- a CDS encoding MerR family transcriptional regulator, with product MHVREVSAAAGVSVALVKFYVREGLLHPGVRESVNSTTYDETHVARLRLIRALVEGGRLSLAAVGELLDAIDDDSLPVDIVVRDAHRAVSRVEQRPSDEAIALVRAAIEREGWDVGEDNPGVLQCASVVDTAISVGREDIEEMLAVYATPIELIARQDLAAVGRAAAARSRIAETVVIGTVLGDAMLLGMRRIAQEHVASSMMPAEVRSPRGGTSRGSAHDRASRPAADA from the coding sequence ATGCACGTGCGAGAGGTCAGTGCCGCCGCAGGAGTCAGCGTCGCGCTCGTGAAGTTCTACGTGCGCGAGGGGCTGCTCCACCCCGGCGTGCGCGAATCCGTCAACAGCACGACCTACGACGAGACGCATGTCGCGAGGCTGCGCCTGATCCGCGCGCTCGTCGAGGGCGGTCGGCTGTCGCTCGCCGCGGTCGGCGAGCTGCTCGACGCGATCGACGACGACAGCCTGCCGGTCGACATCGTCGTGCGCGACGCGCACCGAGCCGTCTCGCGCGTCGAGCAGCGTCCGTCCGACGAGGCGATCGCGCTCGTGCGCGCGGCGATCGAGCGCGAGGGTTGGGACGTCGGCGAGGACAACCCCGGCGTGCTGCAATGCGCCTCCGTCGTCGACACCGCGATCAGCGTGGGCCGCGAGGACATCGAGGAGATGCTCGCGGTCTACGCGACGCCCATCGAGCTCATCGCGCGGCAGGACCTCGCCGCCGTCGGCCGCGCCGCCGCCGCACGCTCGCGCATCGCCGAGACCGTCGTCATCGGCACGGTGCTGGGCGACGCGATGCTGCTCGGGATGCGGCGCATCGCGCAGGAGCACGTGGCGAGCTCGATGATGCCCGCCGAGGTGCGCTCGCCGCGCGGCGGCACCTCCCGCGGCAGCGCGCACGACCGCGCGTCGCGACCCGCGGCTGACGCCTGA
- a CDS encoding nucleoside hydrolase gives MTSIILDVGTGIDDALAIATAARSSSIDLVACTVVWGNVDVAQGARNTSEVLALAGRDDVPVAVGAAGPYDGRDAWYSPQVHGADGQGGHADLAFAPTLSERTAVETIVAASHAVADLELVAVGPLTNLAHALDADPTLPERIRQVTIMGGAVLRRGNVSEFAEANIHHDPEAAAKVFAAPWEVTLVGLDVTMDSIITDEMRQRLAGGDALGQRLAAMLDAYMDFYEPILGQRAAVNHDAVALGIATGLVQTTRSPLATVTVDCSDGPERGRTRAVLEMVDGAWQDEADARHRVVLEVGDGFERAMLDIVENPSTITPTWE, from the coding sequence GTGACCAGCATCATCCTCGACGTCGGCACGGGCATCGACGACGCCCTCGCCATCGCCACCGCGGCTCGCTCCTCCTCGATCGACCTCGTCGCCTGCACCGTCGTGTGGGGCAACGTCGACGTCGCCCAGGGTGCACGCAACACGAGCGAGGTGCTCGCGCTCGCGGGCCGCGACGACGTGCCCGTCGCGGTCGGCGCCGCCGGCCCGTACGACGGCCGCGACGCCTGGTACTCGCCGCAGGTGCACGGCGCCGACGGGCAGGGCGGCCACGCCGACCTCGCGTTCGCGCCGACCCTCTCCGAGCGCACGGCGGTCGAGACGATCGTCGCCGCGAGCCACGCCGTCGCGGACCTCGAGCTCGTCGCCGTCGGCCCGCTCACGAACCTCGCGCACGCGCTCGACGCCGACCCGACGCTGCCCGAGCGCATCCGGCAGGTCACGATCATGGGCGGGGCGGTGCTGCGCCGCGGCAACGTGTCGGAGTTCGCCGAGGCGAACATCCACCACGACCCCGAGGCGGCCGCGAAGGTCTTCGCCGCACCGTGGGAGGTCACGCTCGTGGGGCTCGACGTGACGATGGACTCGATCATCACCGACGAGATGCGGCAGCGGCTCGCGGGCGGCGACGCGCTCGGCCAGCGCCTCGCGGCGATGCTCGACGCCTACATGGACTTCTACGAGCCGATCCTCGGGCAGCGCGCCGCCGTGAACCACGACGCCGTCGCCCTCGGCATCGCGACGGGACTCGTGCAGACGACGCGATCGCCGCTCGCGACCGTGACGGTCGACTGCTCCGACGGCCCCGAGCGCGGGCGCACCCGCGCCGTGCTCGAGATGGTCGACGGCGCGTGGCAGGACGAGGCGGATGCGCGACACCGTGTCGTGCTCGAAGTGGGGGACGGGTTCGAGCGAGCAATGCTCGACATTGTCGAGAATCCTTCGACAATCACACCCACCTGGGAGTAG
- a CDS encoding VOC family protein produces the protein MSEPTGPQHHAIDYVELSAPDLPAARAFYEQAFDWTFTEYGPEYLGIQGVGREQGGIAIGDAPPLVQLYSDDLDATLAAVRAAGGTITVEPFDFPGGRRFAFADPAGNQLGVWTAAPE, from the coding sequence ATGTCCGAGCCCACCGGCCCCCAGCACCACGCCATCGACTACGTCGAGCTCTCGGCACCCGACCTGCCCGCCGCGCGCGCGTTCTACGAGCAGGCGTTCGACTGGACGTTCACGGAGTACGGCCCCGAGTACCTGGGCATCCAAGGCGTCGGCCGCGAGCAGGGCGGCATCGCGATCGGCGACGCGCCGCCCCTCGTGCAGCTGTACTCCGACGACCTCGACGCCACGCTCGCGGCCGTGCGCGCCGCGGGCGGCACGATCACGGTCGAGCCGTTCGACTTCCCCGGTGGGCGCCGCTTCGCGTTCGCCGACCCTGCAGGCAACCAGCTGGGCGTCTGGACGGCCGCTCCGGAGTGA
- a CDS encoding VOC family protein: MAIARKPSIVLDCPDPAALATFYAAMLDWQHTADDDGSWAEAYGEGWPPLCFQRADGYRAPEWPGQEHPQQMHLDVWVDDIPAAEPQVLALGATLHEHQPSTDGGFRVFLDPAGHPFCLCRANDG; this comes from the coding sequence ATGGCCATCGCACGCAAGCCCAGCATCGTCCTCGACTGTCCCGATCCGGCCGCGCTCGCGACGTTCTACGCCGCGATGCTCGACTGGCAGCACACCGCCGACGACGACGGGTCGTGGGCCGAGGCGTACGGCGAGGGATGGCCGCCGCTGTGCTTCCAGCGCGCCGACGGCTACCGCGCCCCCGAGTGGCCGGGGCAGGAGCATCCGCAGCAGATGCACCTCGACGTGTGGGTCGACGACATCCCCGCGGCCGAGCCGCAGGTGCTGGCGCTCGGCGCGACGCTGCACGAGCACCAGCCGTCGACCGACGGCGGCTTCCGCGTCTTCCTCGACCCGGCGGGGCATCCGTTCTGCCTGTGCCGCGCGAACGACGGGTAG
- a CDS encoding CPBP family glutamic-type intramembrane protease: MTASEATEPQPSEADAGASAATSASAAETPAESGASAHPDPAATHPLAIVPAALVSLSAVVLFGFLESIPGYVILLAGVAGGILTDRAGLSRRLGADLAAIAASLTVISLVELKADVSWAGVARFTVILGLAIVIPVVITRLIYKERSIAFPWRGGRWTRAQWTYVAVVIVAAYLILPAYFLGSGVYLNWPELADGGEVARFFVGVNAVGLWDELFFICIVFTLLLRHFPLWVANVLQATIFVSFLWELGYQSWGPLLTIPFALIQGLIFNLSKRNLLYVVTVHLLFDVVVFLAIVVGRNPDLIWLFPLAAPLLG; encoded by the coding sequence GTGACCGCGTCGGAGGCCACGGAGCCGCAGCCCTCGGAAGCCGACGCCGGCGCGTCCGCAGCCACCAGCGCGAGCGCCGCCGAGACGCCGGCCGAGTCCGGCGCGTCAGCCCACCCCGACCCCGCCGCGACGCATCCGCTCGCGATCGTGCCCGCGGCGCTCGTGTCGCTGTCGGCGGTCGTGCTGTTCGGGTTCCTCGAGTCGATCCCCGGCTACGTCATCCTGCTCGCGGGCGTCGCCGGTGGCATCCTCACCGACCGCGCTGGCCTGTCACGGCGCCTCGGCGCCGACCTCGCCGCCATCGCCGCGAGCCTCACCGTCATCAGCCTCGTCGAGCTGAAGGCCGACGTGTCGTGGGCGGGCGTCGCGCGCTTCACGGTCATCCTCGGCCTCGCCATCGTGATCCCGGTCGTCATCACGCGCCTGATCTACAAGGAGCGCAGCATCGCGTTCCCGTGGCGCGGCGGCCGCTGGACGCGCGCGCAGTGGACGTACGTCGCCGTCGTGATCGTCGCCGCCTACCTCATCCTCCCCGCCTACTTCCTCGGCTCGGGCGTCTACCTCAACTGGCCCGAGCTCGCCGACGGCGGCGAGGTCGCCCGCTTCTTCGTCGGCGTCAACGCCGTGGGGTTGTGGGACGAGCTCTTCTTCATCTGCATCGTCTTCACGCTGCTGCTGCGCCACTTCCCGCTGTGGGTGGCGAACGTGCTGCAGGCGACGATCTTCGTGTCGTTCCTGTGGGAGCTCGGCTACCAGTCGTGGGGTCCGCTGCTCACGATCCCGTTCGCGCTCATCCAGGGCCTCATCTTCAACCTGTCGAAGCGCAACCTGCTCTACGTCGTCACGGTGCACCTGCTGTTCGACGTCGTCGTGTTCCTCGCCATCGTCGTCGGCCGCAACCCCGACCTCATCTGGCTCTTCCCGCTCGCGGCGCCGCTGCTCGGCTGA
- a CDS encoding NAD(P)-dependent oxidoreductase has translation MMQITIIGGHGKVALLAAPLLAQAGHEVRSIIRNPDHEADVVAAGATPVVADVESMDAAALTQLLQGSDAVVWSAGAGGGDAARTTAVDRDAAVRSMHAAQAAGATRYVMVSYFGAGPDHGVPADSSFRAYADAKSDADAALAASALDWVILRPSGLTLDEPTGAVEVRQLDASVESGTISRADVAALVAAVLERPALTKAIVEVNTGATPIGEALDALVARG, from the coding sequence ATGATGCAGATCACGATCATCGGAGGCCACGGCAAGGTCGCGCTGCTCGCGGCGCCCCTGCTCGCGCAGGCCGGCCACGAGGTGCGCTCGATCATCCGCAACCCCGACCACGAGGCCGACGTCGTCGCCGCGGGTGCGACGCCCGTCGTCGCCGACGTCGAGTCGATGGACGCCGCCGCCCTCACGCAGCTGCTGCAGGGCTCGGATGCGGTCGTCTGGTCGGCCGGTGCAGGCGGCGGCGACGCCGCGCGCACGACCGCGGTCGACCGCGACGCCGCCGTGCGCTCGATGCATGCCGCGCAGGCCGCGGGCGCGACGCGGTACGTGATGGTGTCGTACTTCGGCGCCGGACCCGACCATGGCGTGCCCGCCGACTCGTCGTTCCGCGCGTACGCCGACGCGAAGTCCGATGCCGACGCCGCGCTCGCCGCGTCGGCGCTCGACTGGGTCATCCTGCGCCCGAGCGGGCTCACGCTCGACGAGCCGACCGGTGCGGTCGAGGTGCGGCAGCTGGATGCGTCGGTCGAGTCCGGCACGATCTCGCGCGCCGACGTGGCCGCGCTCGTGGCTGCGGTGCTCGAGCGCCCTGCGCTGACGAAGGCGATCGTCGAGGTGAACACGGGCGCGACGCCGATCGGCGAGGCGTTGGACGCGCTGGTCGCGAGGGGCTGA
- the fgd gene encoding glucose-6-phosphate dehydrogenase (coenzyme-F420), producing the protein MGSMRYGYKASAEQFTPAELLDLVVEAERVGFDSAFISDHLQPWRHEGGHAPNALTWLGMAAERTSSIVLGTSVLTPTLRYHPAVIAQAFGTLGQVHPGRFILGVGTGEALNEHAIGVEFPDGPERFARLREAVRLIRQLWKEDLVTFEGEHYSTDGATIYDKPHERIPIYVAGGGPATTRYAGRVGDGHICTSGKGDAYYQETIIPNLEEGIAKGGRTDADVDRMIEIKVSYDRDPERALENTRFWAALSLTPEQKQSVHSPTEMQRLADELPIEQVAKRWIVSSDPEETAAAIQHYVDLGFTHLVFHGPGHDQQRFLDQFAEDVLPLLEKGA; encoded by the coding sequence ATGGGGAGCATGCGCTACGGATACAAGGCCAGCGCCGAGCAGTTCACGCCCGCCGAGCTCCTCGACCTCGTGGTCGAGGCCGAGCGCGTCGGGTTCGACTCGGCCTTCATCTCCGACCACCTGCAGCCCTGGCGGCACGAGGGCGGTCACGCGCCCAACGCGCTCACGTGGCTCGGCATGGCCGCCGAGCGCACGAGCAGCATCGTGCTCGGCACGAGCGTGCTCACCCCCACGCTGCGCTACCACCCGGCGGTCATCGCGCAGGCGTTCGGCACGCTCGGCCAGGTGCATCCTGGCCGCTTCATCCTCGGCGTCGGCACGGGCGAGGCGCTCAACGAGCACGCGATCGGCGTCGAGTTCCCCGACGGCCCCGAGCGCTTCGCGCGCCTGCGCGAGGCCGTGCGCCTCATCCGCCAGCTGTGGAAGGAGGATCTCGTCACCTTCGAGGGCGAGCACTACTCCACCGACGGCGCGACCATCTACGACAAGCCGCACGAGCGCATCCCGATCTACGTCGCCGGCGGCGGCCCCGCCACGACGCGCTACGCCGGCCGGGTCGGCGACGGTCACATCTGCACCTCCGGCAAGGGCGACGCCTACTACCAGGAGACGATCATCCCCAACCTCGAGGAGGGGATCGCGAAGGGCGGCCGCACGGATGCGGACGTCGACCGCATGATCGAGATCAAGGTGTCGTACGACCGCGACCCCGAGCGCGCGCTCGAGAACACGCGCTTCTGGGCGGCGCTGTCGCTGACGCCCGAGCAGAAGCAGTCGGTGCACTCGCCCACCGAGATGCAGCGCCTCGCCGACGAGCTGCCGATCGAGCAGGTCGCGAAGCGCTGGATCGTCTCGTCGGACCCCGAGGAGACGGCCGCCGCCATCCAGCACTACGTCGACCTCGGCTTCACCCACCTGGTCTTCCACGGGCCGGGCCACGACCAGCAGCGCTTCCTCGACCAGTTCGCCGAGGACGTGCTGCCGCTGCTCGAGAAGGGAGCATGA
- a CDS encoding MarR family winged helix-turn-helix transcriptional regulator, producing the protein MRPPRQDPASDESVAAVADALDALAILRRGRGVPGPGGPWMRGRGRGPGDAEAGAPFGGPGPFGGPPPFGRGDRGGWPHDADSNGDDAHRGHGPHGRGPGGRGRMMAVHRALAVLAASDEPMSITDLGAAIGIDQPRASRVVQMLQHEGLVRREPDPSDARRTRIVVTAKGRGHADEHRERRAAPVAEALAALEPSERQQLAALLARVVAAWPRA; encoded by the coding sequence ATGCGCCCGCCACGTCAAGACCCCGCATCCGACGAATCCGTCGCAGCCGTCGCCGATGCGCTCGACGCCCTCGCGATCCTGCGCCGCGGGCGAGGCGTGCCCGGCCCGGGCGGCCCGTGGATGCGGGGTCGTGGCCGTGGGCCGGGAGATGCGGAGGCCGGCGCTCCGTTCGGTGGCCCCGGCCCGTTCGGCGGCCCGCCGCCCTTCGGCCGCGGAGACCGTGGCGGGTGGCCGCACGACGCGGACTCGAACGGCGACGACGCGCATCGCGGCCACGGTCCGCACGGCCGAGGCCCCGGAGGACGCGGACGCATGATGGCCGTGCACCGTGCCCTCGCCGTGCTCGCCGCATCCGACGAGCCCATGTCGATCACCGACCTCGGCGCCGCGATCGGCATCGACCAGCCGCGCGCATCCCGCGTCGTGCAGATGCTGCAGCACGAGGGGCTCGTGCGGCGCGAGCCCGACCCGTCGGATGCGCGGCGCACGCGCATCGTCGTGACGGCCAAGGGCCGCGGTCACGCCGACGAGCACCGCGAGCGCCGCGCGGCACCGGTCGCGGAGGCGCTCGCTGCCCTCGAGCCGTCCGAGCGTCAGCAGCTCGCGGCCCTCCTCGCCCGCGTCGTCGCCGCCTGGCCCCGCGCCTGA
- a CDS encoding 2'-5' RNA ligase family protein, which produces MEPAPITSIELLLDADAEAAVRAEWDALAAAGLSSMAPHTSPSNRPHVTLLARRGGVPHPLALPDDALPVPLVLGAPLLFGDGDRRVLVRSVVPSAALLALQAAVRDAAGAGDDVDHMAPGTWTPHVTLARRLRLADLERALPLVGGELACEGVALRRWDAGTRTVTAL; this is translated from the coding sequence ATGGAGCCAGCGCCCATCACCAGCATCGAGCTGCTGCTCGACGCCGACGCCGAGGCCGCCGTGCGCGCCGAATGGGATGCGCTCGCCGCGGCCGGGCTGTCGAGCATGGCGCCGCACACGTCGCCGTCGAACCGTCCGCACGTCACGCTGCTCGCGCGGCGCGGGGGCGTGCCGCATCCGCTCGCCCTACCCGACGATGCGCTGCCGGTGCCGCTCGTGCTGGGCGCGCCGCTGCTGTTCGGCGACGGCGACCGGCGCGTGCTCGTGCGCTCGGTGGTGCCGTCAGCGGCGCTGCTCGCGCTGCAGGCCGCGGTGCGGGATGCGGCGGGCGCCGGCGACGACGTCGACCACATGGCGCCCGGCACGTGGACGCCGCACGTCACGCTCGCGCGACGCCTGCGCCTCGCGGACCTCGAGCGTGCGCTGCCGCTCGTCGGCGGCGAGCTCGCATGCGAGGGCGTCGCCCTGCGTCGATGGGACGCGGGCACGCGCACGGTGACGGCGCTCTGA
- the dcd gene encoding dCTP deaminase, with protein MLLSDRDIRARLDSGELGLDPFDPSMVQPSSVDVRLDRQFRLFDNHRYPFIDPSIDQPELTRLVDTPDGEAFILHPGEFVLGATFERVSLPADVAARLEGKSSLGRLGLLTHSTAGFIDPGFSGHVTLELANVSTLPVKLWPGMKIGQICYFQLTSPSEHPYGTGDNKNRYQGQRGPTASRSFASFHLTPVPPAPLED; from the coding sequence GTGCTGCTCAGCGACCGCGACATCCGTGCCCGTCTGGACTCCGGCGAGCTGGGCCTCGACCCGTTCGACCCGTCGATGGTGCAGCCGTCGAGCGTCGACGTGCGGCTCGACCGGCAGTTCCGGCTGTTCGACAACCACCGGTACCCGTTCATCGATCCGTCGATCGACCAGCCCGAGCTCACGCGACTCGTCGACACCCCCGACGGCGAGGCGTTCATCCTGCACCCCGGCGAGTTCGTGCTCGGCGCGACGTTCGAGCGCGTCTCGCTGCCCGCCGACGTCGCCGCCCGACTCGAGGGCAAGTCGTCGCTCGGCCGCCTCGGTCTGCTGACGCACTCGACCGCCGGCTTCATCGACCCCGGATTCTCGGGTCACGTGACGCTCGAGCTCGCGAACGTGTCGACGCTGCCCGTGAAGCTGTGGCCCGGCATGAAGATCGGGCAGATCTGCTACTTCCAGCTGACGAGCCCGTCGGAGCACCCCTACGGCACTGGCGACAACAAGAACCGCTACCAGGGTCAGCGCGGCCCGACGGCGAGCCGCTCGTTCGCGTCGTTCCACCTCACGCCCGTCCCCCCGGCGCCGCTGGAGGACTGA
- a CDS encoding DUF1206 domain-containing protein, with the protein MVDRHDVRRASDAAKGAADDAERHASRLERSRGMRVAARVGHVANGIVHLALAGIVVAVAVGAGGGSADQGGAMQALASTPAGVGALWAVAIAMLALAAFAVLEGIAQRASDGAKALAKGIGKAIAYGAVAVTGIRTALGGGSDGDQQAQSATGQLMAQPLGQVLVGIVGVGILAIGIAFVVMGVRRSFEKHISPPASARRAAMALGVVGYVAKGVAIAVVGVLFVAAAIAHDPSQAGGLDDALKSLQQLPFGVVLLLVVGLGIGAYGVFSIARGVWASKR; encoded by the coding sequence ATGGTCGATCGACATGACGTGCGCCGCGCCTCCGATGCTGCGAAGGGTGCCGCCGACGATGCCGAGCGGCACGCATCCCGCCTCGAGCGCAGCCGGGGGATGCGCGTCGCCGCCCGCGTCGGGCATGTCGCGAACGGCATCGTGCACCTCGCCCTCGCCGGCATCGTGGTGGCGGTCGCCGTCGGCGCCGGTGGCGGCTCGGCCGACCAGGGTGGCGCGATGCAGGCGCTCGCGTCGACGCCCGCGGGCGTCGGCGCCCTGTGGGCCGTGGCGATCGCGATGCTCGCCCTCGCGGCCTTCGCCGTGCTCGAGGGCATCGCGCAGCGCGCGAGCGACGGGGCGAAGGCGCTCGCGAAGGGCATCGGGAAGGCGATCGCCTACGGCGCCGTCGCGGTCACGGGCATCCGCACGGCGCTCGGTGGCGGCAGCGACGGCGACCAGCAGGCGCAGTCGGCCACGGGCCAGCTCATGGCGCAGCCGCTCGGCCAGGTGCTCGTCGGCATCGTGGGCGTCGGGATCCTCGCGATCGGCATCGCGTTCGTCGTGATGGGCGTGCGTCGCTCGTTCGAGAAGCACATTTCGCCGCCGGCGTCGGCACGGCGGGCTGCCATGGCGCTCGGCGTCGTCGGCTACGTCGCGAAGGGCGTCGCGATCGCCGTCGTCGGGGTGCTGTTCGTCGCCGCCGCGATCGCGCACGACCCGTCGCAGGCCGGCGGGCTCGACGATGCGCTGAAGTCGCTGCAGCAGCTGCCGTTCGGCGTCGTGCTGCTGCTCGTCGTCGGGCTCGGGATCGGCGCGTACGGCGTCTTCTCGATCGCGCGCGGCGTCTGGGCGTCGAAGCGCTGA
- a CDS encoding type 1 glutamine amidotransferase domain-containing protein has protein sequence MAQLDGKKVAFLLTDGFEDSELTSPWDAVTGEGATATLVSPKEGSVEGKNGHVQAVDLAASAADASDFDALVLPGGTGNADHLRLDAASVAFAGAFFDQHKPVSVICHGAWILTEADAVRGRRMTSFPSLRTDLINAGAEWVDEEVVVDQGLTSSRTPDDLPAFNAKTIEEISEGQHTGQTR, from the coding sequence ATGGCCCAGCTCGACGGCAAGAAGGTCGCATTCCTGCTCACCGACGGCTTCGAGGACTCGGAGCTCACGAGCCCCTGGGATGCCGTGACCGGCGAGGGCGCGACGGCGACGCTCGTGAGCCCGAAGGAGGGCTCGGTCGAGGGCAAGAACGGCCACGTGCAGGCCGTCGACCTCGCCGCATCCGCTGCCGACGCATCCGACTTCGACGCGCTCGTGCTGCCCGGCGGCACCGGCAACGCCGACCACCTGCGGCTCGACGCCGCATCCGTCGCCTTCGCCGGCGCGTTCTTCGACCAGCACAAGCCCGTCTCGGTCATCTGCCACGGCGCGTGGATCCTCACCGAGGCCGACGCCGTGCGCGGTCGCCGCATGACGAGCTTCCCGAGCCTGCGCACCGACCTGATCAACGCCGGCGCCGAGTGGGTCGACGAGGAGGTCGTCGTCGACCAGGGGCTCACCTCGAGCCGCACGCCCGACGACCTGCCCGCGTTCAACGCCAAGACGATCGAGGAGATCTCGGAGGGCCAGCACACGGGCCAGACGCGCTGA